The following DNA comes from Lonchura striata isolate bLonStr1 chromosome 4, bLonStr1.mat, whole genome shotgun sequence.
CGTCCTTCAGCCAGCCGCCTTTAGGCACGGGGCGGATGCCGAGCCCCAGGAGccggctgccggccctgccgacAGAGGGGGGGCAAaagcggctcccggcccctgggctcagcgggCCCACgagggcctgggctgctccactggccttcttggccttgcggaatggtttcgtgcctttggccagctggctgggggacgcggggtggcctcggggggaagctgtggccacggctgcagcccctgcctcggGCCGGAGGCCGCcgccaggctctggaaggcagcagcctgcgcccggccagcgccgcctGTCTCCCCTAGGAACGCGCGTGTACAGCCCGCCCGAGTGGATCTGGCTCGGCTGCTACCACGGCCACGCGGCCaccatctggtccctgggcgtgctgctgtacgtcatggtctgcgggagcctccccttccaggatgagcctgacatcgtgctgggcaagctcgtcttccggcagcagctctctccaggtgggtgTCCGGCCTCAAGCCGGCGGGCTTTGGCAGCTGGCGGCGCGCAGCTCGGCGCGGCCCTCACCAGCTCCGCGGGACGTGGATCTGCCCTCCAGGGCCGGCCGCAGGAGGGTCCCGTGCCGACGGGGTCAGCGCGGCACGGGCGGCCGGAGGAGGCGGCCGTGTCCCGCCGTGCCGCTCTCCCGCGTGGGGCAGAGCCGGTCgggagcccggcacggcccagagcccggcacaacatggcccgggccccgcgggcgacgggggcagctgggcaggagactctGCCGGTGACCGGcgctttctgccttctctccccagagctccagcacctgatccgatggtgtttggccaagcaccctgcggacaggccggagctggaggagatctcATGCCACCCTTGGGTGCGGGGCCGGCGCTTTTCATGCCTTgccggagcctctgcagcaccaaTTTAGCGAGTCCCGCGCAGGACTGAGAAGccgaaaaataaaacagcaaacccaTTGCGGTGTGTCAAGGGGCTGGTTCttttcagcaacttcagctaAAGAAACGTCTTGGGCAAGGGGGgaatcagagtgctgccttcagcctttGTCAAGCTTTCCATGCCTGCCCTCCCGGCTGGTTCTTTATATCTTCCAGCTCAGGCCGTAGTGCGGGTAGGAGGGGCTTTGCCCAGCCAAGAAATGCGGCAGTGGAACAACAGCTGCTCTTGCAAAGTGGCAGGGCTTCTTGGTGTCTCTTGAAGTGACACACAGGTCCATGTGTGCATTCCAGGGGTTATTTGGTTTCAGGGACAGAGACGTTCCTCTCTTAGCAGAActctgaggagagccagaagctacaaaatatcatttcaggTTGAGCCCTGCTgaactctttttctttcttcctatgAAATGGGAGGCAGGGCTAGGCAGTTCTCTGGGACTCTcgctgaaggagctgcttctctcggaatcccgcaaagagagagctgctctgtctcccaaaaaggtaccactttataccataaaagagtgcttggcttccccctctgggtggagcatctcaaattgggatggtgttacgttaccggGCCTGCAGTGAgccagtcaatggcccattaacaaacgattacctcttcggagcaaaccatcgTTCTTGCAAGAGATAataaacctgcccaacctccaacagatggcaaatagaatacaagcttatcttacaaaccaggacaactACTTTATAGAGAGGTAGCGGTTGTAACCAATacttattagattttttttgttgtttcgaTTTATACTATGGCAAGatgataaaatatgtatttgacaTTACCTTGGAAtgcaaagtttttaaaaataattttaagggaaaatatattgaaactGGTTTGGatagcataattttaaaaagccagttTCAATACCTGTGCAGTAGCCACAAAGAAGATCTGCATCACTCAtctaaaaagaaagcaagctttAGATTTGACATgcacatttagattttttttgtcatgtataaaagaaaggagaaaaaatacacTATGACAGTTTATCTTCAACTGCACATCACTTGAACCTTGAGTGAAGACTCTGCATTATTGAAGAGAACCAGCTGAGGCAGTGCAGCTCCAGGTTCACACATTATCAGAACCTTCGACTGctcattaaaagcagaaaatagtgTGGCTGCCTCTGCGAGGCAACAGCGCATTCTCCTGCTGTCATTGCCACTGTCAGAGCAAAACTGGAACCAAgccatcccattccatcacaAGCACCCTTACGCTGCAAAGGTGGAGCCCTGATCTCAGGAAtgccatttgtggcagaggttttccatgggtgatgtcacacagctctctgtgatgccacactgacacctctgtgatgtcacaaatctttctgtgatgtcacatggacatccttGTGATGTTACACTAAtatctgtgatgccacacagctctctgtgatgtcacacaacctcctctgacatcacaatgacatctctatgatgtcacactgacacctttGTGACGttgcacagctctctgtggtaaCACATGGGcatctgtggtgtcacacagctctctgtgatgtcacaatgccatctgtgatgtcacacaagctcctgtgatgttacacagacctctctgtgatgtcacgctgacatctctctgatgtcacacaagtgtaacaagaaaagaaatagctgaaggaaaattagcaGTATTTTATTTGTCCTGAATCTAAGAATTTAGAACCTTCAATTTTTACAAACATGATTTGATACTAACTATAGGCAATGAAGTTTTCCATCCCCAGTAAAGAAAAGGATTTGGCCTGAACCACGGCTGCAGCACCCAAAGGATgtaactgctctgccaggggttCTTCCATGGTCATGGCTCTCAGGTGCTCCAGCACgaccccaggcacaggcactgatgtTTCGAGGGCTacctgctgagcatggcctaatccacagccacagaggcttCAGGTTTATCCCTGGGCCACAATCCCTTCTTGGCCATGGAAACAACCATGGCCACAGGTACTCTGAgagattcctgctctgccatgggcttATTCCCAGCCGCGGATGCCTGCGGGTGTCCTGCTCCTTTCTGGGCTCGTCCACAGGTCACAGATCCCTCAACTGGAGCTCACaccactggagttccagcagcaTAGAAACAGCAGCGATGTCCTGGCCTGGTCTCATGGATGATGGGAAGGCAAAGCAGGTTCTATTTCAGGGTTTTAAGTACAGTTTTGATCCTGTTCCTCGCAGAATACATCTGGAGCAGGTGTCCAGCTGTGAGACAAACAGAGACAgggtgtgctgggtgaagaATGGTGATGTACTGGTTTTCAAGGGGATaggatccattttcttcccagggagcgGCAAAGAGGTGGGTTTGGATTCAGCACGGGAATGTGGTGGATAGCACACGGATGGCTTGGATGTTGCTGAGTGGGGCTTGCCCtcctcaaggactttgcagtgGCACATTGGACAATCCATGTCccgtgctctgccagcaaggaggtgagaccatcaacattcccctcctcatccctgtgtcctacgtaaagaagaatcttccacccgctctgctccagagagctggcaagtgcccctagggagccccctcatccctcctggggcactgcggagggcggggccgaggcagggctgtgactgcacaaaggggcagagcgctggcgtgaggcagggctgtgatgtcccagggctgtgctggccgcagcactgtgacatcgcTGTGACATCACCGCGCTGTGGCTGTGTGAGACGGGCCAGCGcccgcagctgccagtgcagtcgCGACGGGACGTGCCGGAGCCATGGGTGACGGTGACGTCCTGCTGAccgtgcttctcctgctgctggccgccgtggctgtctggtgggcctttggccaccggcaaccgcggggccggcggacacggagagggaagtggaggaagcaccccagggtccagcccagaggCTCACGGAGGAAGCGAGGAGCCCCTGCGGCTCCCAGGTTCCCCAGGCCTCGGGCGACTCCTGGCAAGCGGCCACGTGCTCCCgccagccccctgggcagcccctgcagctgcggcccctgcctggcagaggcccgggagctgcaggaactgatgctgcaccTCGGGGATGGCAACAGGACACGTGACCCGCTCTATTCTGGGATGTGGCAGGCATTGTGGAAagaactggaggagctgcagaaccaaggccacctgccctgctgtggcttagccagctcctccagaagcctccatcccgtccagaggctgctcccagcaagtttctccatccctgggagagcctcacggcctgcaaggatggcacagcaggggagagaCATCACCATCCATGCAGGAAGCTCAGGCTGTCAGAGACCCTgcatcctgccaggagcctctgctatctctgacagcctccatcccttgcagaggctcagtgagacctgtcagcctgcagaaggagcagagcccgtggacaggtctcccagctcccttggactGACGGACTACAACAACACGGGCGAAATCCTGAACCTTGGCATGGCAAGGGAAAGCCCAGAAGTCCAACTGGGAGCCCAGCCCGATGCAGGGgagcctgctcaggagcagctggcggGGCAGCAAgcgtcctggagccagcagtgggcatcccacagcagccaggacagccaggacgctcttctggttctgcccgccagcaacagccccagcctggtggtgGAGACGGGCCTCCAGACAGCACGGAGGTTCCTccatctgcaggaagctgccccaagacagccctcgagtgctgccaaggcctttctagtagcaggtgagatctcccgaggagctgcctgcggctcccccggggctctggaggggcgcggccaggccaggccagggcccctgCGAGCAGCCTAGTCGCCGGCTGTTTCCAGTGCCTCCGACGGCACGGCTTGAAaaagccctgtctgccttgcagccgctcctggcatccccctgtgccaaggctcgggctgcagccccggccgtcgtcaggagcagagcccagcccacgccgccggggacagcgacggtgccgccctgccccgctgccccggggctgccgcagccgcctgtgcgcgctgccccggcccggctctgccgctcgccagcccggcggctgcagggcggtggccgctgcccggcgcgcagcaggaagcaggtgagagcgcggcggccgcgggggcccggcccgcttcactcgcgggcacttgcggggggttctgggcgcaaggctgatggcttctctcggccgcagggcaacagaggcagcggcaggagctgtacctgtggggcccgcagctgggcagcggcggcttcaGCACCGTCTACTCGGGCATCCGCCTCTCGGACGGGAGCCCGGTGAGTGGCCGCcacggccgggcggggcaggaggggcagcggcggggagcggcagggctggagctcagccctcctctctccgtggctcgcaggtggccatcaaacgcgtggcccgggagagcgtcctgcagtgggacgagctggtgagtgaacggggccagcgggacagagcggggcgtggcgggcagggagaatcccggggcgggctcagcgtgcggagccgcagccccgcgggcctgGGCACACCGGAGAGcggagctggggccgggcagcggcagccccgagcatcccccgggcggGAGGAAGCGCAAGCGCCTGGGAGGCTGcgccagggggcactggggcatcccgggcagggcgcagcgcagccccagggctgctgcagcagcagcagcagcagcagcagcaggctgctgcaggcactgactttctcctgctcacagcccgacggcacccgcgtgcccttggaggtggtgctcatggagaaggtgggctctggctgccagaATATCATCCAGCTCCTCGATTGGTTTGAGCTGCCGGACAGCTTTGTGCTAGTGCTGGAGCGTCCGGAGGCATCGCAGGatctcctgcagttcctgcaggagcagggctgcctgtgcgaggagcaggcgcgctggcttttctgccaggtgctggaggccgtgcggcactgCACCGCCTGCGGCGTCCTGCACCGGGACATCAAGCCAGAGAACCTCCTGGTGAACCCGGAGAGCGGCCACCTGAAGCTCATTGACTTCGGCTGCggcaccttcctccaggagcggGCCTTCACGGGGTTTGCCGGTGAGCCCAtggcctgagccctgctcccggtgccaggcACCGCACGGCCCCGTtccctcctgggctgcgggCTGCGTCCTTCAGCCAGCCGCCTTTAGGCACGGGGCGGATGCCGAGCCCCAGGAGccggctgccggccctgccgacAGAGGGGGGGCAAaagcggctcccggcccctgggctcagcgggCCCACgagggcctgggctgctccgctggccttcttggccttgcggaatggtttcgtgcctttggccagctggctgggggacgcggggtggcctcggggggaagctgtggccacggctgcagcccctgcctcggGCCGGAGGCCGGcgccaggctctggaaggcagcagcctgcgcccggccagcgccgcctGTCTCCCCTAGGAACGCGCGTGTACAGCCCGCCCGAGTGGATCTGGCTCGGCTGCTACCACGGCCACGCGGCCaccatctggtccctgggcgtgctgctgtacgtcatggtctgcgggagcctccccttccaggatgagcctgacatcgtgctgggcaagctcgtcttccggcagcagctctctccaggtgggtgTCCGGCCTCAAGCCGGCGGGCTTTGGCAGCTGGCGGCGCGCAGCTCGGCGCGGCCCTCACCAGCTCCGCGGGACGTGGATCTGCCCTCCAGGGCCGGCCGCAGGAGGGGCCCGTGCCGACGGGGTCAGCGCGGCACGGGCGGCCGGAGGAGGCGGCCGTGTCCCGCCGTGCCGCTCTCCCGCGTGGGGCAGAGCCGGTCgggagcccggcacggcccagAGCCCGGCACAACATGGCCCGGGCCCCACGGGCgacgggggcagctgggcaggagactctGCCAGTGACCGGcgctttctgccttctctccccagagctccagcacctgatccgatggtgtttggccaagcaccctgcggacaggccggagctggaggagatctcATGCCACCCTTGGGTGCGGGGCCGGCGCTTTTCATGCCTTgccggagcctctgcagcaccaaTTTAGCGAGTCCCGCGCAGGACTGAGAAGccgaaaaataaaacagcaaacccaTTGAGGTGTGTCAAGGGGCTGGTTCttttcagcaacttcagctaAAGAAACGTCTTGGGCAAGGGGGgaatcagagtgctgccttcagcctttGTCAAGCTTTCCATGCCTGCCCTCCCGGCTGGTTCTTTATATCTTCCAGCTCAGGCCGTAGTGCGGGTAGGAGGGGCTTTGCCTAGCCAAGAAATGCGGCAGTGGAACAACAGCTGCTCTTGCAAAGTGGCAGGGCTTCTTGGTGTCTCTTGAAGTGACACACAGGTCCATGTGTGCATTCCAGGGGTTATTTGGTTTCAGGGACAGAGACGTTCCTCTCTTAGCAGAActctgaggagagccagaagctacaaaatatcatttcaggTTGAGCCCTGCTgaactctttttctttcttcctatgAAATGGGAGGCAGGGCTAGGCAGTTCTCTGGGATTCTcgctgaaggagctgcttctctcggaatcccgcaaagagagagctgctctgtctcccaaaaaggtaccactttataccataaaagagtgcttggcttccccctctgggtggagcatctcaaattgggatggtgttacgttaccggGCCTGCAGTGAgccagtcaatggcccattaacaaacgatTACCTCTTCAGAGCAAACCATCGTTCTTGCAAGAGATAataaacctgcccaacctccaacagatggcaaatagaatacaagcttatcttacaaaccaggacaactACTTTATAGAGAGGTAGCGGTTATAACCAATACTTATTAgattttttgtgttgtttcgATTTATACTATGGCAAGatgataaaatatgtatttgacaTTACCTTGGAAtgcaaagtttttaaaaataattttaagggaaaatatattgaaactGGTTTGGatagcataattttaaaaagccagttTCAATACCTGTGCAGTAGCCACAAAGAAGATCTGCATCACTCAtctaaaaagaaagcaagctttAGATTTGACATgcacatttagattttttttgtcatgtataaaagaaaggagaaaaaatacacTATGACAGTTTATCTTCAACTGCACATCACTTGAACCTTGAGTGAAGACTCTGCATTATTGAAGAGAACCAGCTGAGGCAGTGCAGCTCCAGGTTCACACATTATCAGAACCTTCGACTGctcattaaaagcagaaaatagtgTGGCTGCCTCTGCGAGGCAACAGCGCATTCTCCTGCTGTCATTGCCACTGTCAGAGCAAAACTGGAACCAAgccatcccattccatcacaAGCACCCTTACGCTGCAAAGGTGGAGCCCTGATCTCAGGAAtgccatttgtggcagaggttttccatgggtgatgtcacacagctctctgtcatgccacactgacacctctgtgatgtcacaaatctttctgtgatgtcacaaatctctctgtgatgtcacatggacatccttGTGATGTTACACTAAtatctgtgatgccacacagctctctgtgatgtcacacaacctcctctgacatcacaatgacatctctatgatgtcacactgacacctttGTGACGttgcacagctctctgtggtaaCACATGGGcatctgtggtgtcacacagctctctgtgatgtcacaatgccatctgtgatgtcacacaagctcctgtgatgttacacagacctctctgtgatgtcacgctgacatctctctgatgtcacacaagtgtaacaagaaaagaaatagctgaaggaaaattagcaGTATTTTATTTGTCCTGAATCTAAGAATTTAGAACCTTCAATTTTTACAAACATGATTTGATACTAACTATAGGCAATGAAGTTTTCCATCCCCAGTAAAGAAAAGGATTTGGCCTGAACCAcggctgcagcacccccaaggatgtaactgctctgccaggggttCTTCCATGGTCATGGCTCTCAGGTGCTCCAGCACgaccccaggcacaggcactgatgtTTCGAGGGCTacctgctgagcatggcctaatccacagccacagaggcttCAGGTTTATCCCTGGGCCACAATCCCTTCTTGGCCATGGAAACAACCATGGCCACAGGTACTCTGAgagattcctgctctgccatgggcttATTCCCAGCCGCGGATGCCTGCGGGTGTCCTGCTCCTTTCTGGGCTCGTCCACAGGTCACAGATCCCTCAACTGGAGCTAACaccactggagttccagcagcaTAGAAACAGCAGCGATGTCCTGGCCTGGTCTCATGGATGATGGGAAGGCAAAGCAGGTTCTATTTCAGGGTTTTAAGTGCAGTTTTGATCCTGTTCCTCGCAGAATACATCTGGAGCAGGTGTCCAGCTGTGAGACAAACAGAGACAgggtgtgctgggtgaagaATGGTGATGTACTGGTTTTCAAGGGGATaggatccattttcttcccaggcagcggcaaagagctgggtttggattcagCACGGGAATGTGGTGGATAGCACACGGATGGCTTGGATGTTGCTGAGCGGGGCTTGCCCtcctcaaggactttgcagtgGCACATTGGACAATCCATGTCccgtgctctgccagcaaggaggtgagaccatcaacattcccctcctcatccctgtgtcctacgtaaagaagaatcttccacccgctctgctccagagagctggcaagtgcccctagggagccccctcatccctcctggggcactgcggagggcggggccgaggcagggctgtgactgcacaaaggggcagagcgctggcgtgaggcagggctgtgatgtcccagggctgtgctggccgcagcactgtgacatcgcTGTGACATCACCGCGCTGTGGCTGTGTGAGACGGGCCAGCGcccgcagctgccagtgcagtcgCGACGGGACGTGCCGGAGCCATGGGTGACGGTGACGTCCTGCTGAccgtgcttctcctgctgctggccgccgtggctgtctggtgggcctttggccaccggcaaccgcggggccggcggacacggagagggaagtggaggaagcaccccagggtccagcccagaggCTCACGGAGGAAGCGAGGAGCCCCTGCGGCTCCCAGGTTCCCCAGGCCTCGGGCGACTCCTGGCAAGCGGCCACGTGCTCCCgccagccccctgggcagcccctgcagctgcggcccctgcctggcagaggcccgggagctgcaggaactgatgctgcaccTCGGGGATGGCAACAGGACACGTGACCCGCTCTATTCTGGGATGTGGCAGGCATTGTGGAAagaactggaggagctgcagaaccaaggccacctgccctgctgtggcttagccagctcctccagaagcctccatcccgtccagaggctgctcccagcaagtttctccatccctgggagagcctcacggcctgcaaggatggc
Coding sequences within:
- the LOC144246165 gene encoding serine/threonine-protein kinase pim-1-like, with amino-acid sequence MATGHRSLNWSSHHWSSSSIETAAMSWPGLMDDGKAKQVLFQGFKYSFDPVPRRIHLEQVSSWQQRQRQELYLWGPQLGSGGFSTVYSGIRLSDGSPVAIKRVARESVLQWDELPDGTRVPLEVVLMEKVGSGCQNIIQLLDWFELPDSFVLVLERPEASQDLLQFLQEQGCLCEEQARWLFCQVLEAVRHCTACGVLHRDIKPENLLVNPESGHLKLIDFGCGTFLQERAFTGFAGTRVYSPPEWIWLGCYHGHAATIWSLGVLLYVMVCGSLPFQDEPDIVLGKLVFRQQLSPELQHLIRWCLAKHPADRPELEEISCHPWVRGRRFSSEAVQLQVHTLSEPSTAH